In the Eptesicus fuscus isolate TK198812 chromosome 12, DD_ASM_mEF_20220401, whole genome shotgun sequence genome, one interval contains:
- the PRNP gene encoding major prion protein has product MVKSLVGGWILVLFVATWSDVGLCKKRPKPGGNTGGSRYPGQGSPGGNRYPPQGGGGWGQPQGGGGWGQPHGGGWGQPHGGGGGWGQPHGGGGGWGQPHGGGSHNQWNKPNKPKTNMKHMAGAAAAGAVVGGLGGYMLGSAMSRPAMHFGNEYEDRYYRENMNRFPERVYYKPVDQYNNQNNFVRDCVNITVKQHTVTTTTKGDNFTETDVKIMERVVEEMCTTQYQKEYQAAYQRGASVILFSSPPVILLISFLIFLIVG; this is encoded by the coding sequence ATGGTGAAAAGCCTCGTAGGCGGCTGGATCCTGGTTCTCTTTGTGGCCACATGGAGTGACGTGGGCCTCTGCAAGAAGCGACCGAAGCCTGGAGGCAACACCGGGGGTAGCCGATACCCGGGGCAGGGAAGTCCCGGAGGCAACCGATACCCACCCCAGGGCGGTGGCGGCTGGGGTCAGCCCCAGGGCGGTGGAGGCTGGGGTCAGCCCCATGGAGGTGGGTGGGGTCAGCCTCATGGtggtggaggaggctggggacagCCACATGGtggtggaggaggctggggacagCCACATGGTGGTGGCAGCCACAATCAGTGGAACAAGCCAAATAAGCCAAAAACCAACATGAAGCATATGGCAGGAGCTGCCGCGGCCGGGGCAGTGGTGGGGGGCCTGGGTGGCTACATGCTGGGAAGTGCCATGAGCAGGCCGGCCATGCATTTTGGCAATGAGTATGAGGACCGTTACTATCGTGAAAACATGAACCGTTTCCCTGAACGTGTGTACTACAAGCCTGTGGATCAGTACAACAACCAGAACAACTTTGTGCGTGACTGCGTCAACATCACGGTCAAGCAGCACAcggtcaccaccaccaccaaggggGACAACTTCACCGAGACAGACGTCAAGATTATGGAGCGTGTGGTGGAGGAGATGTGCACCACCCAGTACCAGAAGGAGTACCAGGCTGCTTACCAAAGAGGGGCGAGCGTGatcctcttctcctcccctcctgtgATCCTCCTCATCTCTTTCCTCATTTTCCTaatagtggggtga
- the PRND gene encoding prion-like protein doppel: MGKPLGGCCLALACVLLFSQLAAVQARGIKHRIKWNRKAPPSSSQVTEAQRVEMQMRPGAFVKHGRKLDIDFGTEANRYYEANYWQFPDEIHYNGCSEANVTKEKLVSGCINATQAANQEELSQERPDNRLHRRILWRLVRELCSVKHCDFWLENGAGLWVTVDQPAMLCLLVSIWFIVK, from the coding sequence ATGGGGAAGCCGCTGGGGGGAtgctgcctggccctggcctgtgtcctgCTCTTCAGCCAGCTCGCCGCCGTGCAGGCGAGAGGCATAAAGCACCGGATCAAGTGGAACCGCAAGGCCCCGCCCAGCAGCTCGCAggtcactgaggcccagagggtggAGATGCAGATGCGCCCGGGGGCCTTCGTCAAGCACGGCCGGAAGCTGGATATCGACTTCGGAACCGAGGCCAACCGGTACTACGAGGCCAACTACTGGCAGTTCCCCGACGAGATCCACTACAACGGCTGCTCCGAGGCCAACGTGACCAAGGAGAAGCTCGTCAGCGGCTGCATCAACGCCACCCAGGCCGCCAACCAGGAGGAGCTGTCGCAGGAGAGACCGGACAACAGGCTTCACCGGCGGATCCTGTGGCGGCTGGTCCGGGAGCTCTGCTCCGTCAAGCACTGCGATTTCTGGTTGGAAAACGGAGCGGGTCTCTGGGTCACCGTGGACCAGCCCGCGATGCTCTGCCTGCTGGTTTCCATTTGGTTCATTGTGAAATAA